A single Chanos chanos chromosome 8, fChaCha1.1, whole genome shotgun sequence DNA region contains:
- the cldn10a gene encoding claudin-10a translates to MGNMATEIVGFLLTVSGWVLTSSTLPTDYWKVSSVDGTVITTATFWSNLWKTCVTDSTGVSNCKDFPSMLALDGYIQVCRGLMISSVCLGFFGVILALVGMKCTKIGGSESTKARITCLSGLHFILSGICSMTACSLYAHRITSEFFDPLFVAQKFELGAALFIGWAGSVLCVLGGFIFCFSVTEGFSMSREYSYNGATSFISTRHKSTKACEIPSKDLSEQAASSRQFGKNAYV, encoded by the exons ATGGGTAACATGGCAACCGAGATCGTTGGCTTTCTGTTGACCGTCTCCGGCTGGGTCCTGACCTCCTCCACTCTGCCCACGGACTACTGGAAAGTGTCGTCGGTGGATGGGACCGTGATCACCACGGCAACCTTCTGGTCTAACCTGTGGAAGACGTGCGTGACAGACTCCACGGGAGTTTCCAACTGCAAGGACTTCCCATCGATGCTGGCCCTGGATG ggTATATCCAGGTGTGCAGGGGCCTGATGATCTCATCGGTGTGTCTGGGTTTCTTCGGGGTCATTCTGGCCCTTGTGGGAATGAAATGCACTAAAATAGGAGGATCCGAAAGCACCAAAGCCAGGATCACCTGCCTATCTGGCCTCCACTTCATCCTCagcg GGATCTGTTCTATGACGGCATGTTCCCTGTACGCACACAGGATAACGTCGGAATTCTTTGATCCCCTGTTTGTGGCACAAAA GTTCGAGCTGGGGGCGGCGCTCTTTATCGGGTGGGCGGGGTCTGTCCTCTGCGTCCTGGGCGGGTTCATCTTCTGCTTTTCGGTGACAGAGGGTTTCAGTATGAG TCGTGAATACTCTTACAACGGGGCCACATCCTTCATATCAACACGGCACAAAAGCACAAAGGCTTGTGAGATTCCCAGTAAAGATCTCTCCGAGCAGGCAGCCTCCTCCAGACAGTTTGGGAAGAATGCCTATGTTTGA
- the cldn10e gene encoding claudin-10: MKIRVIQIWGFLLAVLGWIFIACSMAMEGWKVTSIGGQAGNSIITVAWYWSSLWRACFTDSTAVSNCYDFPVLWSVEDHVQIVRGLLMGGLTIGMLGFILSLVGMECTYIGGKDKEKNRSVFIGGSSHVISGVLAAAGYAVYAQYVSAEYFNPTFDGLKFDLGTPLFLGWAGCAFQITGGLFHIVSVCKIWSQEYSTPALIANAEEGKALRSSETNLSTVSEISTKSKLSSVSEISSKLSSTTVSKISSKTGRTSRSGQSVRSDRSKRSVRSGRSGKSGRSSRSSRSSGSTRSEVSSRTVSSLSDRSRSQSELFVKNSYI; the protein is encoded by the exons ATGAAGATCCGTGTGATACAGATCTGGGGCTTCCTGCTGGCGGTGCTGGGTTGGATCTTCATTGCCTGCTCCATGGCCATGGAGGGCTGGAAGGTCACCTCCATCGGCGGGCAGGCCGGCAACTCCATCATCACCGTGGCCTGGTACTGGTCCAGTCTGTGGAGAGCGTGCTTCACTGACTCCACCGCCGTCTCCAACTGCTACGACTTTCCTGTGCTCTGGTCTGTGGAGG accaCGTCCAGATTGTGAGGGGACTTCTGATGGGGGGGCTGACCATCGGCATGCTGGGATTTATTCTGAGTCTTGTCGGAATGGAGTGCACGTACATCGGAGGCAAGGACAAGGAGAAGAACAGGAGTGTCTTCATTGGAGGGTCCAGTCACGTGATCAGTG GTGTCCTGGCTGCTGCTGGCTATGCAGTGTATGCACAATATGTCTCTGCCGAGTACTTCAATCCTACTTTCGATGGACTAAA GTTTGATTTGGGAACTCCACTGTTTCTTGGCTGGGCAGGATGCGCCTTCCAAATCACAGGTGGGCTGTTCCacattgtgtcagtgtgcaAGATCTGGTCTCAGGAATACAG CACTCCTGCTCTGATTGCCAACGCCGAAGAGGGCAAAGCTCTACGCTCCTCTGAAACAAATCTATCCACAGTCTCTGAAATCTCCACCAAATCCAAACTCTCCAGCGTGTCCGAAATCTCCTCAAAGCTCTCATCTACCACCGTATCCAAGATCTCATCAAAAACCGGCCGCACTTCCAGATCTGGTCAATCCGTGCGTTCCGACAGGTCCAAACGTTCCGTTAGGTCAGGCCGCTCTGGAAAGTCGGGAAGATCAAGCCGTTCCTCCAGGTCGTCCGGTTCCACCCGATCTGAGGTCAGCAGCAGGACGGtgtcttctctgtctgacaggtcCAGGAGTCAGTCCGAACTGTTTGTGAAAAACTCATACATCTGA